The DNA window tttctctctatctctctcgctctcgctcgctcactcaatcactcactcactctttctttctttctttcttcctctctcgttTAATCAGAGACACACGCACCCGATTTCTTAGCGCGCACTAACGTTTTCGCGCCTACTCGCTCGAACGCACCGTCATTTCATTATCTCCAGATTTttactccctctctttcttcgttcacgcactctctttctttctttctttttctctctctctctttctctctctcgtgcacTCGttccttcctctccctctctctctctctctctctcccactcgtGTTCTCTGTTTAACGCGCACGCTAccagtctctctttctctcacgacGACGATGCAGCCATGACACGACTCGCAAAAGGAACGACTTTTGCCCTCCTGCtggcctttctctctctctctctctctctctctctctctctctctctctctctctctcgcgcgcgcgttcCCTCGTttgctctccctctctttctctatatacctttctctcttaatCTCGCGCGCGCACCTTCTCCTACTCCATCGTAAcaccttttcctcctctttctcttatggTGCTGTCCCCCCTCCAACCACACACCCACTCAACGTGCCGCACTTTCATTGTCTCGCTTCGCGAGTAAAGCGCTCGCTCTACGAAGAAACAGAAGCCCAGGTATCGCTCCAGACAATCTCTTTCGTTTACTACCTCCCCCTGCTTTATAAAGGTACAATCGACGAAggcaaaataatataatgcgAAGACCGTCTctagaatcgacgttatatGCGGCGCAAAAAAGATATCGCTTTGATCATTGCCAACTTCGATGACGTAAACATTTTCTTTGATGCGTTCGTTAATTTTACGAGTACGATGTAACccttttatttgtaaaataacgaaagaaaaagcagcCGATGATCTAACTTAGGCATCGTGTTATCATCCACCAATCATAGAGGAGGCAgcgatattgtaattatcacaGAGGGTGCTGCGAGCGATCCGTTTGATTCTCTcttgacaaatttttattattatttattaagaatttgTAATGATCGTGTATGCACGCGCGAGTAAAATGAATTGCAGGcagtatataaaagtaaaaataaatttcgtgTGTCGTATGAGGAGACAAGTAGAACCAATTAAATTCTGTCGCGTTTTCTCTTAAGAAGTAAACACATGCGAAAAGGTTTATGATTGGTTAACGTTCCATGGTCTCTAGATTGCGTGATGTAGAATACATCCAGCTGATAAATTCAGTGGACATAACGTTTTGtagaaaatcgattaaatccAGGTGTCGTGAAAGTTCCTCTACTTTCATGATATCACGTAACCATTGCCACTCGCTATAGAATTTGGCCGATGGCGGCTGTCAACTGGTGGGTCTCTGCTTTTCGCACAGGGGTTCCTAGTCAAATATCAGAATACTCTGCGATCCTTTCCCTTGGAAACTATATTggatttgtaatatttattggaGTAACTCTTATTTGCACGTTATCGAGTAAAGAAATAATGGGGTAAGTGAATACGGTGAGAACTCGCGTCACCTCTCAAGGGTGTGTAATGTGTCTACATacgaaaatcaatttttacgtCGTACATTCGGATTAATTGTTGTCGATTTATTAATCAGTCGACTTTATCAGTCTATATAAAATAGGTCATTCTGGTTAAAACTCATCCTCCATATTTTGTTGCGCTACTTGATCACTGATACGTATAAAAACGACTTGTACATATGAAAAAGGATTATACGAGAATaacctttcttatttttcctctttttttttttttcagtgtGGCCTTTATCTAACTCTAGTGGGCTAGCCAAATTTGATATACATGATCTTCCCGTAAAAAATAGTTTATTTTGTAGAGCGGCCTTATCATAAAAACTGACTTGCTTTGAAAAAGTCATGTAAAAGTTTTGtatgatataaacaataacacaCTGTgtgatctcttttcttttattatattttattaaaaactgaTGAGTTCtcatttaaatttcttatttgtcGTTTGTTATTGTCTTATCTCTCTATCaagataatttattgaaattttcttatcgatctCTGAAttataatgcatatatatttgtggTAATAAATGTGTGatatacctttttttcttttcagatgAACCGCATAATGCGATTatgtttctatttattcgCATGAATAGGCATGAACATTCTTACATAGTTaactaatttttaattttttgtgctaaatattataattttattgtaaattacaATAGAATCATTATTGGCAAAATGTTATTTTGATTCCTCGATGCTTGTTTGCATTTAAATTGTACAAACTGCATGTATTGTTTGTAGTAATCGCAAAATCTATATCAGAAATATAGTTATCTTTTGTAAGAGAATTCTTAAcgatatgattttattttacacttATTTCCTGAACTTCCTCCGGAATGAAATCGAACCTATTGAAATTTAAACTGGATCTCTACTTTTGTCAATTTCTACAAACAAATTCATTTCCTTATTTCTAACAAAACGATAACTGTTTTATCTTCTTGCACAATGGAACATCTGCACAAACAGCAACAAGAACTGctttgaaagaaaaacttaGCAATGTGAAAATCCCGagcgaagaaatatatttacaattactGTTGATCCAAATTGGGATTACGTATACATGGATCTTccaattgttttttatattctaacctTCCATTATTAATTACAGTGAACAACCAATTTTCTCGTGCAAGGCGCACGTATTTCATATCGATCCTAAAACTAAACGTTCATGGGTATCTGCCTCAACAGCTGCAGTTTCtgtgtcttttttttatgattcaaCTAGAAGTCTTTATAGAATAATATCTGTTGAAGGATCGAAGGTGACTCTTTTGTCAACTTTCCGTGAAAATCTAATACTcttcatgaaaattatatgcATTCTTTTACTCTATACTTTTAGGCAGTAATAAACAGCACTATTACACCAAACATGACATTTACAAAAACATCGCAAAAATTTGGTCAATGGTCAGACGTCAGGGCTAATACTGTATATGGTTTAGGATTTTCCTCTGAAGCAGAGTTAGGCAAGGtttgtattatgtatatttatacaacCTCATTGTTTTAAACATTCCATAAATACGCTTGGTACAACTTTACTTTGAcagtttattgaaaaatttcatgaaGTGAAAGAAGCAACTAAATTAGCTAGTGCTAAGCTACAGTCAAACAGCTCATCGGTTACACCAGCTACTAGTGCAAATGTTAGTCCAATCACGTCAAGATCAGGGATGCCTTCTTCGGAGCAGGATCTCATAGATCCACCAAATTCTTCGATGATCAACTCTAATGTGTCGGCATCGAATAATCCTAATCCAAATGCAAACATGATCTCTGCTCAAAACAGTGTATCTTCGGTAAGCAGCAGTCCCTTACCTGGCAGTTGTCAAAATAAAACGGACGATGAATTGAAAAATGCAGTCCATTCAAGATCACAAAGTGTTTCTCAGCAGAGTACAGAAAGCCCGCAGCACCAAGGGAAACCAGCCCAACTTGGTTCGACGCAAGCTGGACAGTCGGCAGAGATGCAGctgaaatatgaaaatgacAGGTTGAAGCTTGCTTTAGCTCAAAGTTCTGCTAATGCCAAAAAATGGGAGGTATGTTTGTAGCACAATATGCTCCTACATGCTCAATACTAATTCTGGTTACATCAGAGCATGCATATGCACaggataaaagaataataggaatgtaaatacattttaattttaacgattttccataatttttacaatatggCCTGCATTACAGGTTGAATTGGCTACTCTTAAAACAAACAACGCTAGATTAACAAGCGCGCTCCAAGAATCAACAGCTAATGTGGATGAGTGGAAGAGACAATTGCAgttatataaagaagaaaatgccAGGGTAAAAGCAAAATATGCAGAACTAGAAGCTGGAAAAATAGCAGAAGGGAATAGTGAAGCATTGAGGCTAAGAGTGGAGGCACTCGAAAGTGAATTAAGAAGtcgaaatgaagaaataaaggcTCTTACTATGgctacaaaaaataaagactTTGTGGTATGTAATAGGGTGATATTTTACGGcaattcattaaattaaattatttcatttcatttttcaggCCCTTCAAAAGGAAAATACCGAATTGCGTGATATGTTAAACGTTGTCCAAGAACAATTAGAACTTGCTTTATGTGCAAACAAAGTTCAGAAACAAAACTTGGAAACTTTGAATGCCAGATTAGCTGGATTTATACAAGACTTGGTAACTGTGCATCGAGAAATTACGAATACCTTGCAAACCTAAGTTTGTTTGTAGAATACCTAGGAGCATTGTTCTTAGGACTTTTGTATCTACGGTATAAGAGAGATGTGCGAATGAATGACATAAAAATGATACAAAGGGTGAAGTTCCAAAGGGGAGAACATGCGGCGaataagatctttttttttacattaggACAAGATGAAAGGCAGATCGTCTCGAATTATAGTGGTTTGAATACAAGCGAATGGCTCGctttttagatatttatttcgagCTTAGTTAGCAAAAACATCATCTTTTTGATGTTacttatcattgttgttactgCTCTATGACTATTCTAATTGTACATAAAAACGTTTCTTCTAATCAtatttacatgtatacatgcatactgtgtgtatatttgaatgttttctctttttatatctatatatatatatacatatatatatatacacatacatatgtatgtatgtttatatatatatatatatacatatgtatatgtataaatatttgtttgtttgaatCAAGCGTAAACTCAATGCTTGAATTTgagaaagatattattatactcgatgtttctcaatattattttgCGTATCTTACAAAAgggatatataattttgttatttattattcgatcgtGTCCGTAAATTAAACAAAACGTTTTTCTTATCCCACCCCTTTTCCATGAAGTGGTGTATGTAATGATCTGTGCTTTAAACTTATTGTTACTAATGACATCATCGCGTTAATCACTCTAATTCTATCATACTATTACATTTCGACCACACATCACACTATTACCAGAATCCAActgataaatgaataattattatgaacactagtattgttactattgctatGATCACTGTCATTACCATTGTTACTATTACCTTCCAAATACTAATATCTCCTATTGCTGTTACTAATACTGCTACAATTACTActgcttctattattattactattaatattggtaATATTGCATTACTTACTTGGagataatatttactatatttaaaaatataaaacatatcaAGAATGTTATCGACTGACATGTTACATGTTGTGCATTGTCTCTTTTTGGAACTTGTGCCCTTTGAAATAGTAACAAAATACAGTTACCCATGGACACGACTTATGAAACATGCACAATTAACATTAGTACTATTTAGTCATGATCCATTATGTAGCATAGctatttaattctattataaattgtaTCCATATTGTTCTCTTGTATAGAAATTTGCTTTAGAACATTCGCGAGTAAATCTGAAATACTCAGGAATCATTGATACGAGATACGCGATGCCATTATAATCAAACATAAAAGTACTACTGAGTATAATGCATTATAGTATTCACTTTTATTGTGCActattttattacgttttttttattaattttttgttatttttattttttatatcgtcaCAGAACGCATTTTAAGTggcattttttataaaaggtttccttttttttttatttcttttatatcatgaTAGAAATAAGTAGCATTGCATTCGTCATTCAAGGAGATATCGTCCTAAAGGAAATACTATAATTACTATGTTGCTCAGTCCAGGTTATTGTTCAAAGCGTAGTATTCGCATAGTACAGatttataagattaaaaataattcgcaCAAGAGATATCTGGACAAGAGTTTGAACGTGTCAAGGTGACTTCTCCAAGGTAATTTGAAGTAGCGAATTAAATACAGGAAACTGCAAAAACACTTTGTATTCTATTGgcagtatgtatgtatgtacgtaaaacTGTTACGAAGATGAATTTTCAGTCCGAGGAATTGGAAACAAAAGCCTCGCTTGCCATATGTAAtcttaataaaacattttcagACGGCACTctacctttttttatttatagtttCTTCTCTTATCGTCAAACCTTGAAACAgttcaatcatttttttttttttcttttaaagatttgtataattttttattcgaattgaTGAAGGAAATAgcaatgatatttaatttctttttttaaattaaaattacactTTGAAAAGTTATCCTTTTCGATCTCATTTATAAATCATCGATATTGTCTTACGCgcgtaaaatttcaaattgcaATTGGAAAGGAAAGTACGTGCGATAGGTCTGAATCAGTCAGTCGGAAGCAATCTGAAGTTAGGGAATCAGCAGTCACCGTCCTTAACTCAAAATACGCATATATTCAAgtcgtaaaaatttttacatcgTGTGTCGTGTTTACAATAGCGTAGTGTAAAAGAGATAAGGCAAGAGCTGTGAGTAAATATTAGTATTTGCAAAGAACTTAATGCCAACGAATTTTGGCAATTAAGGATCTTTGTAAAATATAGATTTGTCGAGCTCAAGTCCTATTTAACGCGTAACTGTATATTTTCGGCACCGTTGACGTTGACTCACTCTTCAAAATCCCGGTATCAGCCTAATTCATCCTTAATATGGACCTACACCGTTGAAAAACATACATCAATTGTCTCTGATAAATTACACTTCAGAGATTCGAACGAATCATTTATTTACGTTACTCTCATAGATGTAGTATAACCTCAAGTGTCTCATAGGTTTGAATCTTACTCTCGTAATATCACGATTTACTTGtgatatctatttttaaagTGGTTTACAATCTAATTCAAAATGTCTCAATCAAggaatacgtatatacgaacgTTACAGGTGGAAAAATGGTAGTGCTTAGCAGCTTTCTAGCACCACAGGAAGGCATCCGTCATGAAGAACCAAACACCACTGTATACATTAACGCTAGGGAAGTGGGAAAAGGCACTCTTTATATTACAGAAAGGTATaatagtttatttatatttaatacacaTGTTTCTAATATAAATCGACATTGGCAGTTTACTATCCTGGATAGACAGCGATACACAACAAGGATTTTCTCTTGAGTACCCTCATATTTCCATACATGCTATCTCCCGAGATCAACAGGTTCATCCCAGACAATGTTTATACATTATGGTGGATGACCTTCCAGGTATAccttataagtatatattttctgatggttttaaatattttaaaagatatattaaaaatagtataataaaaggATATAGTCAACATACATCATTCAAATTGATTTACTTCTAGATGTACCATTACCACCGTCCCCTGATAATGGTTCAGAAAACGAAGATGAGGAGGGAGATACTCCTATGACGGAGATGAGTTTTGTACCTGATGACACGAATAATCTGGAGGCGATGTTTGAAGCAATGAATCAATGTCAAGCTCTCCATCCAGATCCACAAGATAGTTTTTCTGACGGTAATTGATATGtatgaaatattgtattttattgattttttaatacttatatattttaaatgtatgtACTTAAAGCTGAAGAAGATATTTATGAAGACGCAGAAGAAGATGATTTGGAATATTATGAAGTTGGCGCTGGTGATGCTCCATACATATTACCAATTGgtaatctatttaatatttcatgttGTTATTACGAATCCCcttaaacaatttattacaaatccGTTTTTCATAGAACAAATAGGAGCTAACCACAGCAATGGTACTGAAGTCGACGAACCAATGGACGTTGAAGCAGGTCAGTTTGAGGATGCAGAAGAGGATCCATAAATTGAGATTATAAAAACATATGCTGATATGCATTTAGTATTACTTTATATGATTATCGATTTCATATATTTCGGTAGAtatgtaatatcattattgCAAGCTATAAGACAAAACTACGTCGAACGTAAAAGCAcctaacatttatttatattcattttgtaCATGGTGATAATTTCTtaggtaaaaaataaatagttatacattaaatataactGATCATTTTGTATATGCACAAATAGTTAAtagttcaattttttttttttttttttattattattaaatcttacCTATAACGGGAAAGATGCATTTTGCATTgacaatttttatagaaatatttatttgtacataGGAGAGTTCTTAGTCATGATGCGCATATTATACAAACCAttagaaaataagattaattataagtattaCATTGAAGCATTTGGAAAAGTATTATTCTCAGTATATTATGATTTGACTTGCTCGATAGTAACAGTTTCTAACATGATTTTTTGCATGCAATCGTGCACCCATTCACAAGTTATTCAACAATACTACTCTTAAAGCTAATAACAAAACGAAGGGAAGACGAATCTATATAAACAATAGATGTTGCatctttaattaaaagtaGAAGGTATGGtgtataattacaattgcaCTGTTTCACATTGGTCAAAATTCCGTAGAGTGAGACTACGCGGTGTTCACAAAgtacaaaataatttcttttcagaGCAAGTGCTGCAtgaatttatcgaattttttttggTCCGAATATAAGATCAGCGTCTGGTGCACCTTTAGGATGATTATACTTCTGTCGTCGTTCTCTATTTAAATTTACTGTTACCGGCCGTGTACCTTGATTTATAGTTTCTTGA is part of the Vespa crabro chromosome 21, iyVesCrab1.2, whole genome shotgun sequence genome and encodes:
- the LOC124431557 gene encoding homer protein homolog 2 isoform X2; protein product: MAAVNWWVSAFRTGVPSQISEYSAILSLGNYIGFVIFIGVTLICTLSSKEIMGEQPIFSCKAHVFHIDPKTKRSWVSASTAAVSVSFFYDSTRSLYRIISVEGSKAVINSTITPNMTFTKTSQKFGQWSDVRANTVYGLGFSSEAELGKFIEKFHEVKEATKLASAKLQSNSSSVTPATSANVSPITSRSGMPSSEQDLIDPPNSSMINSNVSASNNPNPNANMISAQNSVSSQSTESPQHQGKPAQLGSTQAGQSAEMQLKYENDRLKLALAQSSANAKKWEVELATLKTNNARLTSALQESTANVDEWKRQLQLYKEENARVKAKYAELEAGKIAEGNSEALRLRVEALESELRSRNEEIKALTMATKNKDFVALQKENTELRDMLNVVQEQLELALCANKVQKQNLETLNARLAGFIQDLVTVHREITNTLQT
- the LOC124431557 gene encoding homer protein homolog 1 isoform X1 translates to MAAVNWWVSAFRTGVPSQISEYSAILSLGNYIGFVIFIGVTLICTLSSKEIMGEQPIFSCKAHVFHIDPKTKRSWVSASTAAVSVSFFYDSTRSLYRIISVEGSKAVINSTITPNMTFTKTSQKFGQWSDVRANTVYGLGFSSEAELGKFIEKFHEVKEATKLASAKLQSNSSSVTPATSANVSPITSRSGMPSSEQDLIDPPNSSMINSNVSASNNPNPNANMISAQNSVSSVSSSPLPGSCQNKTDDELKNAVHSRSQSVSQQSTESPQHQGKPAQLGSTQAGQSAEMQLKYENDRLKLALAQSSANAKKWEVELATLKTNNARLTSALQESTANVDEWKRQLQLYKEENARVKAKYAELEAGKIAEGNSEALRLRVEALESELRSRNEEIKALTMATKNKDFVALQKENTELRDMLNVVQEQLELALCANKVQKQNLETLNARLAGFIQDLVTVHREITNTLQT
- the LOC124431557 gene encoding homer protein homolog 2 isoform X3, whose product is MAAVNWWVSAFRTGVPSQISEYSAILSLGNYIGFVIFIGVTLICTLSSKEIMGEQPIFSCKAHVFHIDPKTKRSWVSASTAAVSVSFFYDSTRSLYRIISVEGSKAVINSTITPNMTFTKTSQKFGQWSDVRANTVYGLGFSSEAELGKFIEKFHEVKEATKLASAKLQSNSSSVTPATSANVSPITSRSGMPSSEQDLIDPPNSSMINSNVSASNNPNPNANMISAQNSVSSSTESPQHQGKPAQLGSTQAGQSAEMQLKYENDRLKLALAQSSANAKKWEVELATLKTNNARLTSALQESTANVDEWKRQLQLYKEENARVKAKYAELEAGKIAEGNSEALRLRVEALESELRSRNEEIKALTMATKNKDFVALQKENTELRDMLNVVQEQLELALCANKVQKQNLETLNARLAGFIQDLVTVHREITNTLQT
- the LOC124431559 gene encoding methylosome subunit pICln; the encoded protein is MVVLSSFLAPQEGIRHEEPNTTVYINAREVGKGTLYITESLLSWIDSDTQQGFSLEYPHISIHAISRDQQVHPRQCLYIMVDDLPDVPLPPSPDNGSENEDEEGDTPMTEMSFVPDDTNNLEAMFEAMNQCQALHPDPQDSFSDAEEDIYEDAEEDDLEYYEVGAGDAPYILPIEQIGANHSNGTEVDEPMDVEAGQFEDAEEDP